The following coding sequences lie in one Deltaproteobacteria bacterium genomic window:
- a CDS encoding copper-binding protein: protein MARTLAMPTIRRETPDRDRRRVVAGVVGALALALAAPALASRRRFDARGVIKALADDRTSVDIAHEAIPDFMPAMTMTFTARPAQLRDLAVGDRVRFTFEQTDDGDLVVRSIAAQG from the coding sequence ATGGCACGAACACTGGCGATGCCCACCATCCGCCGCGAAACACCCGACCGCGACCGCCGTCGCGTCGTGGCCGGCGTCGTCGGGGCGCTGGCGCTGGCGCTCGCGGCTCCGGCGCTCGCGAGCCGGCGGCGCTTCGACGCCCGCGGCGTGATCAAGGCCCTCGCCGACGATCGCACCAGCGTCGACATCGCCCACGAAGCCATCCCCGATTTCATGCCGGCGATGACGATGACCTTCACGGCGCGGCCCGCCCAGCTGCGCGACCTCGCGGTGGGTGACCGCGTGCGCTTCACCTTCGAGCAGACCGACGACGGCGACCTCGTGGTGCGCAGCATCGCCGCCCAGGGCTGA
- a CDS encoding DMT family protein, protein MRAVLPLVLLLVSNVFMTFAWYGHLKFKDKPLALVILASWGIAAFEYCFQVPANRLGHEHFSAVQLKTMQEVITLLVFGVFSVTYLAEPLRWNHLVGFVLLVAAVGFVFGFGRTP, encoded by the coding sequence TGCGCGCCGTCCTCCCCCTCGTGCTCCTGTTGGTGTCCAACGTGTTCATGACCTTCGCGTGGTACGGCCACCTGAAGTTCAAGGACAAGCCGCTCGCCCTGGTGATCCTCGCCAGCTGGGGCATCGCCGCGTTCGAGTACTGTTTCCAGGTGCCGGCGAACCGCCTCGGCCACGAGCACTTCTCGGCGGTGCAGCTCAAGACCATGCAGGAGGTCATCACGCTGCTGGTGTTCGGTGTGTTCTCGGTGACGTACCTCGCCGAGCCGCTGCGGTGGAACCATCTGGTCGGCTTCGTGCTGCTGGTGGCAGCGGTCGGCTTCGTGTTCGGTTTCGGGCGCACGCCATGA
- a CDS encoding RNA polymerase sigma factor, whose protein sequence is MHALTARVAAGDRRAAEQLARISMPTVRAVACRLVANPADAADVGQGALVEVLRAAGNYRGEGPLLGWVARIAARSACHWLRSAQVRRAAATAGVGSEPIDDGADATRGEDALPRPLLTYLDALPEQQRTAFVLRHALEYTLPEIAELTGAPVPTVKSRILKALHELRRAMRRDAALGRVAPTEPDHRKDAS, encoded by the coding sequence ATGCACGCCCTCACCGCCCGCGTGGCCGCGGGTGATCGCCGCGCCGCCGAGCAGCTCGCGAGGATCTCGATGCCTACCGTCCGCGCCGTCGCATGCCGCCTCGTGGCCAACCCCGCCGACGCCGCCGACGTCGGCCAGGGTGCACTGGTCGAGGTGCTGCGTGCCGCCGGCAACTACCGCGGCGAGGGGCCACTGCTCGGGTGGGTCGCACGCATCGCTGCGCGCTCGGCATGCCACTGGCTGCGCAGCGCCCAGGTGCGACGCGCGGCCGCGACCGCGGGCGTCGGATCGGAACCCATCGACGACGGCGCCGACGCGACCCGCGGCGAAGATGCGCTGCCGCGACCGCTGCTCACGTACCTCGACGCGCTGCCCGAGCAGCAGCGCACCGCGTTCGTGCTGCGTCACGCGCTCGAGTACACCCTGCCCGAGATCGCCGAGCTCACCGGCGCGCCGGTGCCGACCGTGAAGTCCCGCATTCTCAAGGCGCTCCACGAGCTGCGTCGCGCGATGCGACGCGACGCAGCGCTCGGCCGCGTCGCACCCACCGAGCCCGATCACCGAAAGGACGCCTCGTGA
- a CDS encoding SRPBCC domain-containing protein, with product MTILVKKTITVAAPQAVAFDVFTNRMETWWPLATHHIGKSTPVSAIIELRAGGRWYERGEDGSECDWGRVVLVEPPSRIVLRWQISSTWGFDPKVDTEVDVRFFAEGDHTRVELEHRKLEAYGDAAEQMRSAFDSKGGWGDILEGFADAATRG from the coding sequence ATGACGATCCTGGTGAAGAAGACCATCACGGTGGCCGCCCCGCAGGCGGTCGCCTTCGACGTTTTCACGAACCGCATGGAGACCTGGTGGCCGCTCGCGACCCACCACATCGGCAAGTCGACGCCGGTGTCGGCGATCATCGAGCTGCGTGCGGGCGGGCGCTGGTACGAGCGCGGCGAAGACGGCAGCGAGTGCGACTGGGGCCGCGTGGTGCTGGTGGAGCCGCCTTCACGGATCGTGCTGCGGTGGCAGATTTCGAGCACCTGGGGCTTCGATCCGAAGGTCGACACCGAGGTCGATGTGCGCTTCTTCGCCGAGGGAGATCACACGCGCGTCGAGCTGGAGCATCGCAAGCTCGAGGCCTACGGCGACGCTGCCGAGCAGATGCGCTCGGCCTTCGACAGCAAGGGCGGCTGGGGTGACATCCTCGAGGGCTTCGCGGATGCGGCCACCCGGGGGTAG
- a CDS encoding serine/threonine protein kinase has translation MSQGTDNRSASTDETVAGLTSAELAQTESGGTAGFHAGQVLEQRYRLVTLLGRGAMGEVWEAQHVAIKRRVAIKLIAPNAVHDDVATRLQREAEFVARLEHPNIVAVTDFGLVEAGAPFVVMERLTGRTLAEHIGQRGRLDGTTARTIVDQLAAGLGHAHRAGIVHRDLKPSNVFVLDDAAGPVRVKIIDFGIAKATAIDPSDRALTRVGAVFGTPAYMAPEQIRGDPLDARADLYALGAILYEMLVGEPPWRRRTSVELMYCHLFEPTPSVRMRVPDAPAELEAIVMWCMAKDRALRPPDADALRGALHGHGIARGATFVPLEPPPQPSPELRARYASAPPVVPGTSNAAPLPPVVERARLDRSRAPTTWWIVGAVVVALVTGGVLATWSKRRHRAAQDDAVVEIEAAPAVAVPVPSVDPPTSPPPTEPLAHEADEATHGGSTTGEPPTTGDGTIMRDVRPPPSSRNRNRNRDGGRSKAAPTDLREPFEAPPARRKTPQRRDETFEWPDP, from the coding sequence GTGTCGCAGGGCACCGACAACCGCTCCGCCTCGACCGACGAGACCGTCGCAGGGCTCACCTCGGCCGAGTTGGCGCAGACCGAGTCGGGCGGGACCGCTGGCTTCCATGCCGGACAGGTGCTCGAGCAGCGCTACCGACTGGTGACGCTGCTCGGCCGGGGCGCGATGGGCGAGGTCTGGGAGGCCCAACACGTTGCGATCAAGCGACGTGTGGCGATCAAGCTGATCGCCCCCAATGCCGTACACGACGACGTCGCGACCCGACTGCAGCGCGAGGCCGAGTTCGTCGCGCGGCTCGAGCACCCCAACATCGTCGCGGTCACCGACTTCGGCCTGGTCGAGGCCGGCGCCCCCTTCGTGGTGATGGAGCGCCTCACTGGCCGCACGCTGGCCGAGCACATCGGCCAGCGCGGACGCCTCGACGGCACGACGGCACGCACGATCGTGGACCAGCTCGCCGCCGGACTCGGCCACGCCCACCGCGCCGGCATCGTGCACCGCGATCTGAAGCCCTCGAACGTGTTCGTGCTCGACGACGCCGCCGGTCCGGTCCGCGTGAAGATCATCGACTTCGGGATCGCGAAGGCCACCGCCATCGATCCCAGCGATCGCGCGTTGACGCGGGTGGGTGCGGTGTTCGGCACGCCGGCATACATGGCTCCGGAGCAGATCCGCGGCGATCCGCTCGACGCCCGCGCAGACCTCTACGCCCTGGGTGCCATCTTGTACGAGATGCTGGTCGGCGAGCCACCGTGGCGGCGGCGCACCAGCGTCGAGCTGATGTACTGCCACCTGTTCGAGCCGACCCCGAGCGTGCGCATGCGGGTGCCCGATGCACCGGCCGAGCTCGAGGCGATCGTCATGTGGTGCATGGCCAAGGACCGTGCGCTGCGTCCACCCGACGCCGACGCGTTGCGCGGCGCACTGCACGGGCACGGCATCGCGCGTGGTGCGACGTTCGTGCCGCTCGAGCCGCCGCCGCAGCCGTCGCCCGAGCTGCGCGCGCGCTATGCCTCGGCACCACCGGTCGTCCCGGGGACGTCGAACGCCGCGCCGTTGCCCCCGGTCGTCGAGCGTGCACGCCTCGATCGCAGCCGTGCGCCGACGACGTGGTGGATCGTCGGCGCCGTGGTCGTGGCGTTGGTGACAGGTGGTGTGCTCGCGACGTGGTCGAAGCGCCGCCATCGTGCCGCGCAGGACGATGCCGTGGTCGAGATCGAAGCTGCGCCGGCCGTCGCGGTACCGGTGCCGTCCGTCGATCCGCCGACCTCGCCACCGCCCACCGAGCCGCTCGCACACGAGGCCGACGAGGCCACGCACGGCGGATCGACCACCGGCGAACCACCGACGACCGGCGACGGCACGATCATGCGCGACGTACGACCGCCACCCTCGAGCCGCAATCGCAACCGCAACCGCGATGGCGGCCGTTCGAAGGCCGCACCGACCGATCTCCGCGAACCCTTCGAGGCCCCGCCCGCGCGTCGCAAGACCCCGCAGCGACGTGACGAGACCTTCGAGTGGCCCGACCCATGA
- a CDS encoding winged helix-turn-helix transcriptional regulator, translating into MTNAAQVLDALGDGTRRQIFERVARRPRSVGELAEGLPVSRPAVSQHLRVLEDAGLVRARAEGTRRIYSADPSGLTALRSWLDRFWTDALDAFREAAEAAARRERRR; encoded by the coding sequence ATGACGAACGCAGCGCAAGTGCTCGATGCGCTCGGCGACGGCACGCGCCGCCAGATCTTCGAGCGTGTGGCCCGGCGTCCCCGCAGCGTGGGCGAGCTCGCCGAGGGCCTACCGGTCAGTCGGCCGGCGGTGTCGCAGCACCTGCGGGTACTCGAGGACGCCGGCTTGGTGCGCGCGCGTGCCGAGGGCACGCGGCGGATCTACAGCGCAGACCCCAGCGGACTCACGGCGCTGCGCAGCTGGCTCGACAGGTTCTGGACCGACGCACTGGATGCATTTCGCGAGGCGGCCGAGGCCGCCGCACGGAGGGAGCGACGACGATGA
- a CDS encoding glycoside hydrolase family 5 protein, whose protein sequence is MASTTTTTTTTVGASGKARASHVSGVLAWLALTIACHDADAGPDDTVISAGTDEGPAMPQAPPVERHGRLAVDGLQLVDACGHPVQLRGISDQGIQWFPWRTCLDDDALTFLLASDGLDVDLLRIPVYVTEGGWLHDPEGMRDALETIADAAIARGLYVIIDWHVTSFDPNDRLDEAREFWTAVATRYAGVPNVIYEIANEPSEVAWYGIREYAGEIIPIIRAINPEVVIVVGTPDDSGELADVADAPLSGELAHNVMYTFHYYAASMELSQIEPYLARLPIFVTEWAAASYSGDSPDDYDDGAAFLAALAGEPQVSWVGWSFTDDAESSAMLRRGTCAEEPGAAAGPWDTSALSTAGWFMRRQLRDTQPRRLCASP, encoded by the coding sequence ATGGCGAGCACGACGACGACGACGACGACCACCGTGGGCGCGTCGGGCAAGGCCCGCGCGAGCCATGTGTCGGGCGTGCTCGCCTGGCTTGCGCTCACGATCGCTTGCCACGACGCCGACGCGGGGCCCGACGATACCGTGATCTCCGCCGGCACCGACGAAGGCCCCGCGATGCCCCAAGCGCCCCCGGTCGAGCGTCACGGTCGCCTCGCGGTGGATGGTCTGCAGCTCGTCGACGCGTGCGGACATCCCGTGCAGCTACGGGGCATCTCCGATCAGGGCATCCAGTGGTTCCCGTGGCGAACATGCCTCGACGACGACGCGTTGACGTTCCTGCTGGCCTCCGACGGGCTCGACGTCGACCTGCTGCGGATTCCCGTGTACGTCACCGAGGGCGGCTGGCTGCACGACCCCGAGGGCATGCGCGACGCACTGGAGACGATCGCCGACGCTGCCATCGCGCGGGGCCTGTACGTGATCATCGACTGGCACGTGACCTCCTTCGATCCCAACGATCGCCTCGACGAGGCGCGCGAGTTCTGGACCGCGGTCGCGACCCGCTACGCCGGCGTCCCCAACGTCATCTACGAGATCGCCAACGAGCCCTCGGAGGTCGCGTGGTACGGCATCCGTGAGTACGCCGGCGAGATCATCCCGATCATCCGCGCGATCAACCCCGAGGTGGTGATCGTGGTCGGAACCCCGGACGACTCCGGCGAGCTCGCGGACGTCGCCGACGCGCCGCTGTCCGGCGAGCTCGCCCACAACGTGATGTACACGTTCCACTACTACGCGGCGTCGATGGAGTTGTCGCAGATCGAGCCCTATCTCGCGCGACTGCCGATCTTCGTGACCGAGTGGGCCGCCGCCAGCTACTCCGGCGATTCGCCCGACGACTACGACGACGGCGCCGCGTTCCTCGCCGCACTCGCGGGCGAGCCGCAGGTGAGCTGGGTCGGCTGGTCGTTCACCGACGACGCGGAGAGCTCGGCGATGCTGCGTCGCGGCACCTGTGCCGAGGAACCCGGCGCGGCCGCGGGGCCGTGGGACACCAGCGCGCTCTCGACGGCGGGGTGGTTCATGCGCCGTCAGCTCCGCGACACGCAGCCCCGCCGGCTTTGCGCGTCGCCGTAG